Sequence from the Leptospira johnsonii genome:
GAAGGGATCAATTTGGACAAAGATCAAATCCTTCTTTGGGGGTTAGGATTCCTTTTACTCTTTAGCGGGCCTGTTTTTGCCGATTCAAGGATTCAAACCATCGGCAAGAACGGATACGTTTCCTTCGAGGAGATCCGTAAAAAGATCCCTGGACTACAATCCAAATTCGAGTCTGCTACATTAGTAGGTTCTATTTCTCATGCTTCAGGAGAGATCCGTTTTCGGATCGGAGCTTCCTTTTATGCGATCAACGGTAGTTTAGAAAAAACGAATTTACCTGTAGTTTATAAGGAAAAGGACTTCTTACTTCCTCCTGATCTGGTAGAAGCGATCTTTGTACGGTTATTGCCCGGAGACGTAAGTTACGAATTTAAAGAAGACGAATTGGTTTTCGATCTATTACCTAAAGCGGAAAGATTAAAACTTTCTGCGATCATCGTGGATGCAGGACATGGAGGAAAAGATCCGGGGACTTCTTCCGATAAGGGGACCCAAGAAAAATTGGTCTCTTTGCAGGTAGCCCGCTTCCTAAAAAAATTTCTGAACAAGGTATATCCCGAGGTCCGAGTGATCCTGACCCGGTCCAATGATTCGTTTATCGAGCTGGAAAGAAGGTCCGAGATCGCGAATAGAGAGATCCAAAAGGGCGGCTCGGTTTTGTTCGTAAGTTTGCATTGTAATGCTTCTATTTCTTCGGATGTAAACGGATTCGAAGTCTATTATTTGTCTCAGACTCCCAGCACTGAAACCGCGAGAGAAGTCTCATTATTTGAAAATGGGATTTCGGGCAAAAAGGGTGGGACCTCCTACGGAAAGATCCAGGCAGGAATGATGTCCTCAATGATCCAAAGAAGAAGCCGTCTTCTTGCCAGAAGTGTTGAATCCGAGATGAAAAAAAACCTTGGTCCAAAGATATTGTCTAGAGGAGTGAAGAAGGCGGACTTTTCCGTGTTAAGGGGAAGTTTGATGCCTGCCATTCTGGTCGAAATGGGTTACCTCACCCATAACAAAGAATCCGAGGTATTGGCCGATAAAACTCACCAAGTGAAATTGGCTAAAAGTATATTAGAAGGTGTGAGAGCGTATGAACTTGCAAAAGATTAAGGAAATTTGGAATCGTTTCCTCACTCGTCTGGATACCTTCTATACTTGGATCTTCGAGCTGGCCACCAGAGCCGCCGATTCCAAAGAATCCAAAAGGATCTTATTCCTAACATATTCTTGGATCATAGTATTATTATTCCTTACCGGTTTCATTCTAGCAGGAAAAAATCCGTTAAAACTACTTGTACCATTCACCTTGTACGACCTACCGAATCTAGATCATAGAAAGGAAATCGTAATATTCGGTTCAGATGGAGAAGGCGAGGTCTTCCCTGTAAAAAGAAAAGTCCTCTTAACAGGAGAGGATTTCAGACATGATGTTATAACATTAGTGGGAGAAGCGGGAGAATCCAGTTATTTCGATCCTACTGTTCCGAATGCTTCCGCTCAATTTAGGAACCTAAAAAAACTCCCGAACTTACAAGACTCTGTGATCTCTATCTGGAAAAGAGGAGATGTTTTGATCTTGGATATGAGAAAGTCCACTTTGGAAAACCTACTTTCCGATATGAAGTTCAGGATCGATTATACTTACGCAAGTCAAATGACCGAAGAACAAAAAACTGCCGAGATAGAGCGTAAAAAATTGGTCTTATTGTCTTCCGCATTCTTAGCGGTTGAAAAAACCTTATTTGAAAATTATCCGGATCTAAATCGGATCGAATACAAGTTAGGTGGAGAAGCGGGAGATCTGCCCGGTTTAAGCTATTTACTTTCTTCTTCCCATTCCAGACAGCCTTAAGATTTCTCAGATATTCGGGACCTTCTCCATAAATTAAACGGACGACAGGGTTGTTTTGGCCCTTTCCAAAGCCGATAGTATTAAGGTCATGTCCGGGTCCAAACGTACAACCTTAGTTGTTTTTATACTTTTGATCTCCGGGGTTATATTATCCGCAGCTCCGGATCTGCAAAATTCTCCCGATGTAACAAACATCAACGATTTTAGAACGGATCGTGTAGCATTTCATTATATCCAATTGATAGATAAGGAAGGCAAGGCTCTTCCGGAAAGGAATCTGAACCGAGATACTTCAGAAGCCACGTTACTCATCATTGATCGAGGGCAACTTACTCTTTTAAAGGACGGATTCGACGATCCAGCCCAAGTAAAGGAGAAGGAAAAGGACTATTTAAATAAAATTTATAAATTCACCAGATTAAAAGACCTGGAACAGGAATATTATAAATTACCCGAATCGGAAAGAACCAAACCTTCTTCTAAAACGGAACCAAACCAGGCGGAAACAAACAAATCGAATACTACTGCAGTGCCTTCTGTCGAGCCGGAAGAAAAGAATAAAGAGTTCGATCTTTTATTAAAATATGATGATGAACTTCTGAAGTCTTACGCGGCGGAGAAGGCTGCCTATGCGGAATACGTAAGGACTGAACGTATTTACGGCAAAGATTCTCCTAAAACAAGTTCACTTAGAGCAAGATTCGAGGAGTTGAAGGCCAAGACCCAAGAAAGGAAAAAATTCCTATTAGGTTTTTTGCATAATACTTCTGTTGATTCGAATCCTTATCCAGGGGATAGGAAAGAGCAGATCTTCTATACAAATCATTCCAATGGCGCTCCGGATTTTTATCTACATTCTACCACTCCAAGAGAAGTCGACGGTCTTATGAAAGGAGAAGAAGAAGTAGGGAAAAAATACGGACAACTTTTTAAGACCGCAGTAGACCGACTGATAGATTCTCAGATAGACAAATTATATTATTATATTTGGAACCGGGACATGACGAATACCCGGATCAAAGTGGATCGTTTCTTAAAAGGAAAAAAAGTTACTGTAGTCACCGGAGATTCCACAGTTTATACGATGATAGATAAAGAAGGGGACGGGATCACCGAGTCCTTCTTTGTAGATTCGCCAGGACTAAAATTTTCCTGGGGAAAAGAAGTCCCCAATATCATTTCTATCTCTAATTGTACGGATCAAACGATCTTAGCTAAGATTAAAGCATTGGGAGACGATGTTTCTTCCGGGAGAATCCCTAAAAAAGTGGATAAGCTGGATCTTGCAATTCCGGAAGAACAGATCCTTCTGGAATTAAAACCGTTATTGAAAAACTTATAGTCCTCTAAATACAGGCTTTCTCTTTTCTTCAATAGACCGAATGGTTTCTCGAAAATCCTGAGAAAGAAAGTTTAGGGCCTGAGACTCCGCTTCTTTACGTAAAGCAGCGTTTAATTTTTCCCTCTCGTAGATATTCTTTTTTAATTCGCTAAGTGCCATTGGAGCGCTTTCACTCAGAGAAATTGCGATCTCCGTTGCTCTTTGTAAAACTTCCGCCTTCGGAACTGAATCGTAACAAATCCCTAGAGAAAGAGCTTCCTTGCCACTTAAGGTTTCCGCTAAGAATAGAAGCCTGTTTGCGATTTCCATTCCGAATAATTCTTTAGTCAGATAGCTGGATCCCATTCCAGGATGAATTCCCAATTTCACAAAATTGAATTGGTATTTTCCTTCGTCTGCGAAAACTCTTAGGTCGCAGGCAAGAGTGATGGAGAGGCCTGCACCGATCGCATGACCATTCGCAGCGCAGATCACAGGAACATTCAGATCTCTAACGCTCAAGAATAGATTATAAAATTCGAACATTTCTTTTTTGTTCGTTTCGAAAGACTTCTCGGCAAAAGACTTTAATAATTCGAAATTGCCTCCGGCGGAGAAGATATCATTCTTACCGGTGATCACAACCGCTCTAGGCGGGTTCTTTTTTAATTTTTCAATATGAGCTTGGAACTCCAAACCCATAGGGACAGTCATGGAGTTTTTGGTTTCCGGATTGTTTAAATAAAGAATTTCTATTCTTGATTCGGAAGAAAGTTCTACCGTTTCTGAATCAACTAATGCCATTAAACAGCTTCCTGTTTTAATTCAAAACTTTCGTACCAAACTCGATCGGAGACAGAAAGAGGTTTTTCGCCTATACCCATTTGGTCATAATAATCCAAAAGAATTTCTAAATGAAGATTTTCTTCATCTTCCAAAGTCCAGAAACTATTATCGATGGATTTAGAAACAATGGCCTGGCCTCTAACAGAGTCCACAAAATAATCAGGTTTGTTCGAGAAGATCAGATGAGCGGAGATGAGATCGAAACGGATCGTATCAACGATCTTAGAGAATTCAGAGTCAGTCTTATCAAAATAACGGGAAGCGATCTCTGTTTGGAAATAATCACCCCAAGTAAGAATATCCGGCTCCACTCCAGTACGTGCTTTGATCTCTTGAAGTTTTTCCTCTTCCAAAAACGGCTTGGAAGCGAATTTATCCACAAGTTCTCTGAGTGAAATCAAGTTAAGGATCTTATTCGCGGAAAGTTGTCCCCGACGCATCATATCGAAAAGTTCTGGATTCAGTTCGGACTTGTTCTCTGCCATGGTTTATTTTTCGGCAAAAGAATAAAAATCCCCTGAACAATTTCCTTCCGGAAAATACTCATATATGTCTCATTTGCGAAAAAAAGGAGAATGCTCCGAATTCCGATGAGTAGCACTGGATTCCTAAAGTCCCGAAGTCGAAAATAAAGATAAGGGTAAATTTTACCCGGACCGTTATGGCTGTAGGAAGATCGGATACACTCCAAGAACTGATTACGATTTTAGAAACGATGTTTGGAGAAACAATCATCGGTTCCGATATCAATTTGGTTAAACACCTATTCTATAGTTTGAAAGCGGACCAAAGAGAATTCCCTTTCGATTATGAAGGGGAGAAGCTTACCTCCGTAGTGGAGGAAGTGAGCGAAGATACACTCGTTCTATACGTTCCTTATCTTCAGCCCAAAGGGATACTCAGAGCGAGAATCAGTTTCGAAATATTGAATATACTATATCAATTTGAAGTGGTACTTCTGGATTTTTGGGAAGACCATGTTCGGGTTAAGATCCCTTCCGAACTGCAAGCCGCAGCATTCCGTAAAAATCTCAGGGTCGCAGTAGACGACCTTTTTATGAATTATGTGATCCTCTATCGTTCTTTAAGCGGAGGAGAGAGAGAGCTCGGAAAAAATCTTAGCGTAGAGCAAAGATTTTTCCACCTCATGAAGGAGATCAAAAAGGATAATCCCAGCCTAAAACTGATCAACTTAATGGTTACTGAATATATCCTTGGGATCTCAAAGGACTACGAGATTGTATTTTTCGGACCGGGAAAAGACGGAGGATTTTTCGGCGACTTTATTAAAAAGTATAACCGTTCAGTATACGTTCCGGATTGTTCACTAATTAAAAGTTACATAGGAGAAGAGAAGGATCCATATCTGGATAATTTCCGGGATGAATACTTGCGGTTGAACCAAACTAGAGGACAGGCAAAGGCAGATGAGTTCTTCAGAGAACTTCAGAAAGAAGAAGTCCGCAATTTTTTAATTTCTTATATAGTTACTCCAATCCGTTTGTTCAACGATCCGATTGGTTATGTGAAGGTATTCTCCACTGCGATGGATAAATTCTCTATCGTCCAACAACAGGCATTGTATATAGAAGAATTAGGGGACATCCTTACCTATGCTTTGACAAAGGTTTATATCCGCCAAGAGAACTTTAGGAATGAAGAGGCAGTAACCCGTATCCTGGACATCAGTATGAACGGTCTTTTATTCGAGATAGAAGACGAAAGAACGTTTAATTATTTAAAAAAGCATAATATTATAAAAATGTTCATTCCGATCTCGGAAAGGAATTTGGTCCTAAGAGGAGAAGTAGTTAGATTCCTTGAAGTAGGGAGCGGGAAATATC
This genomic interval carries:
- a CDS encoding N-acetylmuramoyl-L-alanine amidase family protein, with translation MDKDQILLWGLGFLLLFSGPVFADSRIQTIGKNGYVSFEEIRKKIPGLQSKFESATLVGSISHASGEIRFRIGASFYAINGSLEKTNLPVVYKEKDFLLPPDLVEAIFVRLLPGDVSYEFKEDELVFDLLPKAERLKLSAIIVDAGHGGKDPGTSSDKGTQEKLVSLQVARFLKKFLNKVYPEVRVILTRSNDSFIELERRSEIANREIQKGGSVLFVSLHCNASISSDVNGFEVYYLSQTPSTETAREVSLFENGISGKKGGTSYGKIQAGMMSSMIQRRSRLLARSVESEMKKNLGPKILSRGVKKADFSVLRGSLMPAILVEMGYLTHNKESEVLADKTHQVKLAKSILEGVRAYELAKD
- a CDS encoding LIC_10740 family protein; this translates as MNLQKIKEIWNRFLTRLDTFYTWIFELATRAADSKESKRILFLTYSWIIVLLFLTGFILAGKNPLKLLVPFTLYDLPNLDHRKEIVIFGSDGEGEVFPVKRKVLLTGEDFRHDVITLVGEAGESSYFDPTVPNASAQFRNLKKLPNLQDSVISIWKRGDVLILDMRKSTLENLLSDMKFRIDYTYASQMTEEQKTAEIERKKLVLLSSAFLAVEKTLFENYPDLNRIEYKLGGEAGDLPGLSYLLSSSHSRQP
- a CDS encoding enoyl-CoA hydratase/isomerase family protein, whose protein sequence is MALVDSETVELSSESRIEILYLNNPETKNSMTVPMGLEFQAHIEKLKKNPPRAVVITGKNDIFSAGGNFELLKSFAEKSFETNKKEMFEFYNLFLSVRDLNVPVICAANGHAIGAGLSITLACDLRVFADEGKYQFNFVKLGIHPGMGSSYLTKELFGMEIANRLLFLAETLSGKEALSLGICYDSVPKAEVLQRATEIAISLSESAPMALSELKKNIYEREKLNAALRKEAESQALNFLSQDFRETIRSIEEKRKPVFRGL
- a CDS encoding PilZ domain-containing protein; amino-acid sequence: MAVGRSDTLQELITILETMFGETIIGSDINLVKHLFYSLKADQREFPFDYEGEKLTSVVEEVSEDTLVLYVPYLQPKGILRARISFEILNILYQFEVVLLDFWEDHVRVKIPSELQAAAFRKNLRVAVDDLFMNYVILYRSLSGGERELGKNLSVEQRFFHLMKEIKKDNPSLKLINLMVTEYILGISKDYEIVFFGPGKDGGFFGDFIKKYNRSVYVPDCSLIKSYIGEEKDPYLDNFRDEYLRLNQTRGQAKADEFFRELQKEEVRNFLISYIVTPIRLFNDPIGYVKVFSTAMDKFSIVQQQALYIEELGDILTYALTKVYIRQENFRNEEAVTRILDISMNGLLFEIEDERTFNYLKKHNIIKMFIPISERNLVLRGEVVRFLEVGSGKYQLGVNFFDSNPDDMVFLQHYIFSKKMRILFE